The following are encoded in a window of Sutcliffiella horikoshii genomic DNA:
- a CDS encoding RsfA family transcriptional regulator has translation MSTVRQDAWTQDEDLLLAEVVLRYIREGGTQLTAFEEVGKKLSRTSAACGFRWNSYVRKQYATGIELAKKQRKELKKEQAAPQTVAFENTYNAINNKLYAGDNLTISAVIGYLNHLEQLENEYTKIKEENCSLKKKVEQLEADLKHLAEAKLELESSMNLVEEDYRALIEIMERARKMVVLQDDEKNKKVKFQMDRNGNLERVEK, from the coding sequence ATGTCTACTGTTCGTCAAGATGCTTGGACTCAAGATGAAGATTTATTGTTGGCGGAAGTGGTTTTACGATATATACGAGAAGGTGGCACCCAATTGACTGCGTTTGAGGAAGTAGGGAAAAAGCTTTCTCGAACATCTGCTGCATGTGGTTTCAGGTGGAATTCTTATGTGAGAAAACAGTATGCAACAGGAATTGAACTGGCAAAGAAACAACGTAAAGAGCTAAAGAAAGAGCAAGCTGCTCCACAGACGGTTGCCTTTGAAAATACTTATAATGCAATTAATAATAAATTGTATGCAGGTGATAACCTGACGATATCGGCAGTGATCGGTTATTTGAACCATCTGGAGCAACTAGAAAATGAATATACAAAAATCAAAGAAGAGAATTGTAGTTTAAAAAAGAAAGTGGAACAGCTAGAAGCTGACCTTAAACATCTAGCAGAGGCTAAGCTGGAACTGGAATCATCCATGAATTTGGTAGAAGAAGATTATCGTGCTTTAATTGAAATCATGGAGCGTGCCCGGAAAATGGTCGTACTGCAGGATGATGAAAAAAACAAAAAAGTGAAATTCCAAATGGATCGTAATGGAAATTTGGAGAGAGTGGAAAAATAG
- a CDS encoding thiol-disulfide oxidoreductase DCC family protein: protein MPEIHTEHPVLLFDGVCNLCNSMVTFVIKRDQNATFKFASLQSEVGQTILMEHSLPLDQFDSFYYVEGKKLYTKSTAALKVAKKLDGAWKLFYPLIIIPKPLRDIVYSFVAKNRYRWFGKKDQCMLPNLEMKKRFL from the coding sequence ATGCCTGAAATTCATACTGAGCACCCTGTTCTTCTTTTTGATGGGGTATGTAATTTGTGTAATTCAATGGTGACTTTTGTGATTAAACGTGATCAAAACGCGACTTTTAAATTTGCTTCGCTTCAATCTGAAGTGGGACAAACCATTTTAATGGAGCACTCTCTCCCTTTGGACCAGTTTGATAGCTTTTATTATGTAGAAGGCAAGAAATTATATACAAAGTCTACAGCGGCTTTAAAAGTGGCAAAAAAATTAGATGGCGCGTGGAAGCTTTTCTATCCATTGATTATTATACCTAAACCTTTAAGAGATATAGTTTATTCCTTTGTTGCGAAAAATCGATATAGATGGTTCGGAAAGAAAGATCAATGTATGTTGCCCAATCTGGAAATGAAAAAAAGATTTTTATAG
- a CDS encoding methanogen output domain 1-containing protein: MSTKTRLTGSIFLSKLITQYAFIHEKTVGKTAGEYIRQIGLRTGEWIEDFYGNREDDWSVNKYAEVIVDLKNSIGGEFYISSITPEYVIIKANRCPFGEMVKDAPHLCNMTSSVFGGIASRKFGYGKVDLKKRIAVGDLGCEVVISFKANEFSYGDVYENLPRTPENVDPFQWENETIVLLNEELRKSDELVVKLLDELESLKKQVQTGRN; the protein is encoded by the coding sequence ATGAGCACTAAAACACGATTGACAGGCTCGATATTTCTTTCGAAACTAATTACGCAATATGCATTTATTCATGAAAAGACTGTGGGGAAAACAGCCGGAGAATATATTCGCCAAATAGGATTACGAACAGGGGAATGGATCGAGGACTTTTACGGTAACAGAGAAGATGATTGGTCTGTAAACAAATATGCAGAAGTGATTGTAGATTTGAAAAATTCCATTGGTGGGGAATTCTATATCTCATCCATTACTCCTGAGTATGTAATTATAAAAGCGAACCGCTGTCCTTTTGGCGAAATGGTAAAGGATGCTCCACATCTTTGTAATATGACTTCTAGTGTTTTTGGAGGTATTGCCTCGCGAAAGTTTGGCTACGGGAAAGTTGATTTGAAAAAACGGATAGCCGTTGGTGACCTTGGCTGTGAAGTGGTTATCTCTTTTAAAGCAAATGAATTCAGCTATGGGGATGTTTATGAAAATCTACCTCGGACACCTGAAAATGTAGACCCTTTTCAATGGGAAAATGAAACGATTGTGTTGTTAAATGAGGAGCTCCGTAAAAGTGATGAACTGGTCGTCAAGTTATTGGACGAATTGGAAAGCTTGAAAAAACAGGTGCAAACGGGAAGAAATTAA
- a CDS encoding N-acetyltransferase, translating into MYMTVKKLSINYKTLEEFKQFREYGIQELSMLEDLQDNIIENDSESPFYGIYFGEKLVARMSLYRVSKELDKYFEPRQDYLELWKLEVLSNYQRKGFGKELVDFAKGFGLPIKTNPRVKSADFWNRMGFTSVHYDVERDLGENPLVWYPEGVKAQERLSTKEETTD; encoded by the coding sequence ATGTATATGACTGTTAAAAAACTATCAATTAACTATAAAACACTGGAAGAGTTCAAACAGTTTAGGGAATACGGCATACAAGAACTATCAATGTTGGAAGATCTCCAAGATAACATTATCGAAAATGACAGCGAATCACCATTTTACGGTATTTATTTTGGTGAAAAACTTGTGGCAAGGATGAGCCTGTACCGAGTTTCCAAAGAGCTTGATAAATATTTTGAACCTCGTCAAGATTATTTAGAGTTATGGAAATTAGAAGTATTATCAAACTACCAGCGTAAAGGATTTGGAAAAGAACTGGTTGATTTCGCAAAAGGATTTGGACTTCCAATCAAAACGAACCCACGTGTCAAATCAGCTGACTTCTGGAATCGCATGGGGTTCACTTCAGTGCATTATGATGTGGAACGCGACCTAGGAGAAAACCCGCTTGTGTGGTATCCAGAAGGAGTCAAGGCTCAAGAAAGACTCTCCACTAAAGAGGAAACAACCGATTAA
- a CDS encoding acetyl-CoA carboxylase biotin carboxylase subunit, with product MQKILIANRGEIAERIIRTCQRLGVETVAIYSDADKDLPYVQQATVARHVGEAPPQKSYLNVERILEIAKEEDVDGVHPGYGFLSENGEFAQALHDAGLTFIGPSVDVIKLMGDKLSSRRAMIKAGVPVVPGSEQPVESLEEALVLAEKIGFPVMLKASGGGGGIGMHRCENKEDIENTFEQTKKRAKAYFKNEDMFIEKYVGNAKHIEVQIFGDAHGNVVHMFERNCSVQRRNQKVIEEAQSPAMSEETRKKICEAAVLAAKEVDYKNAGTVEFIMDEEENFYFLEMNTRLQVEHPITECITGLDLVEWQLQVAAGEKLPLQQEEITSTGHAIEFRLYAEDPVKFFPSPGLITKWHLPSEEGVRVDSGYGLDLKVTPFYDPMIAKIIVSGDTREATIERAKEYLTAASVEGIKTNLPFLIRAIETNEFVSGQYHTGFIQSMNPITT from the coding sequence ATGCAAAAAATACTGATTGCTAATCGAGGAGAAATTGCAGAACGAATCATACGAACATGTCAACGATTAGGGGTAGAAACAGTTGCTATATATTCTGACGCTGATAAAGATTTGCCATATGTTCAGCAAGCGACAGTAGCAAGACATGTAGGTGAGGCCCCACCTCAAAAATCTTATTTAAACGTAGAACGAATTTTGGAAATCGCGAAAGAAGAAGACGTGGATGGTGTCCACCCAGGGTACGGTTTCTTATCGGAAAATGGGGAGTTTGCACAAGCGCTCCACGATGCAGGACTGACATTTATCGGTCCAAGTGTAGACGTCATCAAATTAATGGGAGATAAATTATCATCTCGCAGAGCCATGATTAAAGCTGGCGTCCCTGTCGTTCCTGGCTCTGAGCAGCCTGTTGAATCATTAGAGGAAGCGTTGGTTCTTGCAGAGAAGATCGGTTTCCCTGTTATGTTAAAAGCCAGTGGTGGTGGCGGTGGAATTGGAATGCACCGCTGTGAAAACAAAGAGGATATTGAAAATACCTTCGAGCAGACCAAGAAACGAGCGAAAGCTTATTTTAAAAATGAAGATATGTTTATTGAAAAATACGTTGGGAATGCCAAGCATATAGAGGTGCAAATCTTCGGAGATGCCCATGGAAATGTCGTACATATGTTTGAAAGGAACTGTTCTGTTCAAAGACGGAATCAAAAGGTAATTGAAGAAGCGCAAAGTCCTGCTATGAGTGAAGAGACTCGAAAGAAAATTTGTGAAGCAGCTGTTTTGGCTGCCAAAGAAGTAGATTATAAAAATGCAGGCACAGTTGAGTTTATCATGGATGAAGAAGAAAACTTCTATTTCCTTGAAATGAATACAAGACTTCAAGTTGAGCATCCGATAACTGAATGCATCACTGGCCTTGATCTTGTAGAGTGGCAGCTTCAGGTGGCTGCCGGGGAAAAGCTTCCGCTGCAGCAGGAGGAAATCACAAGCACCGGACATGCAATAGAATTTCGCTTATATGCAGAAGATCCAGTCAAATTCTTTCCTTCACCTGGGCTTATTACTAAATGGCACCTTCCAAGTGAAGAAGGAGTCAGAGTGGACAGCGGTTATGGTCTGGATTTAAAGGTAACACCATTTTATGACCCTATGATTGCTAAAATAATCGTTTCAGGTGATACAAGAGAAGCGACAATTGAAAGGGCTAAAGAATATTTAACGGCTGCTTCGGTAGAAGGGATAAAAACGAATCTTCCGTTTTTAATTCGTGCCATTGAGACGAATGAATTTGTCTCGGGTCAATATCATACAGGTTTCATTCAATCGATGAATCCAATTACAACTTAA
- a CDS encoding acetyl-CoA carboxylase biotin carboxyl carrier protein subunit gives MKKVEAAMAGTVWKVLVEVGDEVTAGQTVIILESMKMEIPVEVMMDGKVASISTAEGEFVNDGDVLLELE, from the coding sequence ATGAAAAAAGTAGAAGCGGCAATGGCAGGTACAGTTTGGAAAGTGTTAGTGGAAGTGGGCGACGAAGTAACAGCTGGTCAAACTGTAATCATATTAGAGTCAATGAAAATGGAGATCCCTGTGGAAGTGATGATGGACGGTAAAGTAGCATCCATCTCAACAGCAGAAGGGGAATTCGTAAATGATGGAGATGTGTTACTGGAGTTGGAATAG
- a CDS encoding acyl-CoA carboxylase subunit beta, with translation MIKTTNDLEQEFQETVETIKKGGSEKYHEKLKEQNKLFVRDRLALLFDNGQYEEDGLFANNKAKGLPADGVVTAIGKINGQTVCVMANDSTVKAGSWGARTVEKIIRIQETAEKLMVPILYLVDSAGARITDQLDMFPNRRGAGKIFYNQVKLSGMVPQICLLFGPSAAGGAYIPAFCDIVVMVDGNASMYLGSPRMAEKVIGEKVTLEEMGGARMHCSVSGCGDVLAATEEEAIQQARKYLEYFPGSYQEKSKEMDPVSPKEGKELTDIIPVNQNAPFDMYEAIDQLIDANSFFEIKKLFAPELITGFARMDGKVVGIIANQPKVKGGVLFVDSADKGAKFIQLCDAYHIPLLFLADVPGFMIGTKVERAGIIRHGAKLIAAMSSATVPKISVVVRKAYGAGLYAMAGPAFEPDCCIALPTAQIAVMGPEAAVNAVYSNKINEIEDQKERIAFVQEKHQEYKEHIDIYKLASEMIVDDIVPAKDLRSVLISRFHYYSSKQMTFSHRKHPVYPV, from the coding sequence ATGATAAAAACCACCAATGATTTAGAACAAGAGTTTCAAGAAACGGTTGAAACAATCAAGAAGGGCGGAAGTGAGAAGTATCACGAGAAATTAAAAGAACAAAACAAATTATTTGTTCGTGATCGCCTTGCTCTTTTATTTGATAACGGACAATATGAAGAAGATGGACTTTTTGCCAATAATAAAGCAAAGGGTCTCCCAGCTGATGGTGTTGTAACGGCTATAGGAAAAATAAATGGACAAACAGTGTGTGTCATGGCAAACGATTCTACTGTAAAAGCAGGTTCATGGGGAGCAAGAACGGTAGAAAAAATTATTAGAATTCAAGAAACAGCCGAAAAACTAATGGTTCCTATCCTTTATCTGGTTGACTCTGCCGGAGCGAGAATTACGGACCAACTTGATATGTTCCCAAACAGACGTGGAGCAGGGAAGATCTTTTATAACCAAGTGAAGCTTTCTGGAATGGTCCCACAGATTTGTCTGTTGTTCGGTCCATCCGCTGCTGGAGGAGCTTATATTCCGGCTTTCTGTGACATTGTGGTCATGGTAGACGGTAATGCATCCATGTACTTGGGCTCTCCTCGTATGGCAGAGAAGGTCATTGGGGAGAAGGTAACACTTGAAGAAATGGGTGGAGCGAGAATGCACTGCTCTGTGAGTGGTTGTGGAGATGTCCTCGCTGCTACGGAAGAAGAAGCAATTCAGCAAGCCCGTAAGTACCTTGAATATTTTCCTGGCAGTTACCAAGAGAAGTCAAAAGAAATGGATCCAGTAAGCCCTAAAGAAGGTAAGGAGCTAACGGATATCATCCCTGTAAATCAAAATGCTCCATTTGATATGTATGAAGCGATAGATCAGCTAATTGATGCAAACAGTTTCTTTGAAATCAAGAAACTATTCGCACCAGAGTTGATAACCGGTTTTGCCCGTATGGATGGGAAGGTAGTCGGAATCATCGCTAACCAGCCAAAAGTGAAGGGCGGCGTGCTATTTGTAGATTCTGCTGATAAAGGTGCCAAGTTCATTCAGCTTTGTGATGCATACCATATTCCATTACTGTTCCTTGCGGATGTTCCAGGTTTCATGATTGGGACAAAAGTGGAACGTGCAGGCATTATCCGCCACGGAGCTAAACTTATTGCAGCGATGAGTTCTGCAACTGTGCCGAAAATCTCTGTTGTGGTAAGGAAGGCTTATGGTGCCGGACTTTATGCAATGGCTGGCCCGGCATTTGAACCGGATTGCTGCATAGCACTTCCAACGGCACAAATCGCCGTGATGGGACCTGAAGCGGCTGTCAATGCAGTATATTCCAACAAAATTAATGAAATTGAAGATCAAAAGGAAAGAATTGCTTTTGTACAAGAAAAGCACCAAGAATATAAAGAACATATTGATATCTATAAATTAGCTTCCGAAATGATTGTAGATGATATTGTACCTGCAAAAGATTTGCGAAGTGTATTGATTAGTCGATTCCATTACTATTCAAGTAAGCAAATGACATTCAGCCATCGTAAACATCCGGTATATCCGGTATAG
- a CDS encoding 2-dehydropantoate 2-reductase, translated as MRIGIVGGGAVGLLYAFQLSKVFTVTLYVKRDEALQTIKNQGITISNNDHKKETRNVNVMKWESDVPLKDDLYIVATKQYGLSEILPVLEKCTKDQSILFLQNGMSHIDMLAHISHAEILLGIVEHGVKKNNDCTIMWTGKGRTKLAGYPETQADLHASSFINKWRDTIGLDFPIEVCEDFYEMMMEKLLVNAIINPLTAIFDVRNGELLTNPYFQKCMKQLYNEIKFLVQVEKREEVWNHICSICEKTADNISSMKRDINEGRQTEVDAILGFVINLAKKQGKSVPLTEFIYEAVKGLQNNASS; from the coding sequence ATGAGAATTGGAATTGTTGGCGGAGGTGCTGTAGGTCTCTTATATGCCTTTCAGTTATCAAAAGTATTTACAGTCACTCTCTATGTAAAACGGGATGAAGCATTACAAACTATAAAGAACCAAGGCATAACAATATCGAATAATGATCATAAAAAGGAAACTAGAAATGTTAATGTCATGAAGTGGGAGAGCGATGTCCCTTTAAAGGATGACTTATACATAGTGGCAACGAAACAATATGGCTTATCTGAGATCCTGCCCGTTTTGGAAAAGTGCACAAAAGATCAATCCATCCTTTTTCTTCAAAATGGGATGTCTCATATTGACATGCTAGCACACATCTCTCATGCCGAGATATTATTGGGGATAGTGGAGCATGGGGTGAAGAAGAATAATGATTGCACTATAATGTGGACAGGAAAAGGTCGTACGAAACTGGCAGGTTATCCTGAAACACAAGCTGATTTACACGCATCTTCTTTTATAAATAAGTGGAGGGATACAATCGGTTTGGATTTTCCGATTGAAGTTTGCGAAGACTTCTATGAAATGATGATGGAAAAATTACTTGTCAATGCCATCATCAACCCCTTGACGGCTATATTTGATGTTCGCAATGGAGAGCTGTTAACAAATCCTTATTTCCAAAAGTGTATGAAGCAGTTATATAATGAAATAAAATTTTTGGTCCAAGTGGAGAAGAGGGAAGAAGTGTGGAATCATATCTGCTCCATTTGCGAGAAAACAGCAGATAACATCTCTTCCATGAAGCGTGATATAAATGAAGGCAGACAAACCGAAGTCGATGCCATATTGGGATTTGTCATAAACTTGGCTAAAAAACAAGGAAAATCAGTACCGTTAACAGAATTTATTTATGAAGCTGTCAAAGGGCTTCAAAACAATGCAAGCAGTTAA
- a CDS encoding DUF3397 domain-containing protein — protein MSGFLAGTFATIVTLPIFALIVFYFIAKAVTRNNKRSFHLAIDSSTLFFILAVHFIIIIIWETSLLSVILTVLLIMATVMVLTHYKLKEEIHFKKVFKGFWRLNFLLFFLAYFCLMTFGIIKRVFDAFA, from the coding sequence ATGTCGGGATTTTTAGCAGGAACTTTCGCTACAATCGTTACGCTTCCTATTTTTGCGCTGATTGTGTTTTATTTTATTGCTAAAGCAGTAACAAGGAACAATAAAAGGTCCTTTCATTTGGCGATTGATTCTTCGACGCTTTTTTTTATCTTAGCTGTACACTTTATTATAATCATAATCTGGGAAACATCGCTTTTATCGGTCATTTTAACTGTATTACTAATAATGGCGACAGTGATGGTTTTGACACACTACAAACTTAAAGAGGAAATACATTTTAAAAAGGTGTTCAAAGGGTTTTGGCGTTTAAATTTCCTGCTTTTTTTCCTGGCCTATTTTTGTCTAATGACATTCGGAATAATTAAACGGGTTTTTGATGCATTTGCTTAA
- the bshC gene encoding bacillithiol biosynthesis cysteine-adding enzyme BshC yields MNDSERTYFMNVVELTLPTINKFSSAYLSQKESILPFFTYNPFSVETYTQRNDHLKNRSFRRRELAAHLLEFNQRYHADEQTLHSIEKLNDSRSVVVISGQQAGLMTGPIYTISKILSTIKLAQEQELKLGIPVVPVFWIAGEDHDYQEINHVNLPKDNEIEKHVFPMKEAGKKMVSELHYDKKKLHAWLLETINSYGESPYTRELKEELEHALEVSATFVDIFASLITKLFKGTGLVLVNAADPSLRKLETPYMQQLLLKHGQIRNGMLHSQKELEEQGFTPMLEIDSESMNIFFHQNGERELLYWDETKQIAYLKDSNHQFTVEHLNKLMEEQPENFSNNVVTRPLMQEFMFPTLAFIGGPGEISYWAELGRCFRAMDLEMPPVVPRISLTLLERHIDRTLLELNENIEDVVEKGLEEKRKAWLYKQELETIEATLASYREQYATIHDQFRQVGNTTLPHLRKTFEKNWNLIDKQFTYIHRLIERSAYEKHENMMNKYERVELAVLPKGMPQERVWNIYYFLNKYGLDFVQRLSELPLEHNGKHKIIKL; encoded by the coding sequence ATGAACGATTCAGAAAGGACGTACTTTATGAATGTAGTAGAATTAACGCTCCCTACTATTAATAAGTTTTCCTCCGCTTATTTATCACAAAAGGAGAGCATTCTTCCCTTTTTTACATATAATCCGTTTTCTGTAGAGACATACACACAGAGAAACGATCATTTGAAAAATAGAAGCTTCAGGAGAAGAGAGCTAGCTGCACATCTTCTTGAATTTAATCAAAGGTACCATGCAGATGAACAAACCTTACATAGCATTGAAAAATTAAATGACAGCCGGTCGGTAGTGGTGATCAGTGGGCAACAAGCTGGTTTAATGACTGGCCCAATTTATACTATTTCTAAAATCCTCAGTACAATTAAGCTTGCCCAAGAGCAGGAGCTAAAACTTGGTATACCGGTTGTTCCTGTTTTTTGGATAGCAGGAGAAGACCATGATTATCAGGAAATCAATCATGTGAATCTACCGAAAGATAATGAAATAGAAAAACATGTTTTTCCTATGAAAGAAGCCGGCAAAAAAATGGTATCAGAGCTTCATTATGACAAAAAAAAATTACATGCATGGTTACTTGAAACAATTAATTCCTATGGAGAAAGTCCTTATACAAGGGAGTTAAAAGAAGAATTAGAGCATGCACTGGAGGTATCTGCCACATTTGTGGATATCTTCGCAAGCTTGATTACAAAACTCTTTAAAGGTACTGGTCTGGTATTAGTTAATGCAGCAGATCCTTCCTTGCGTAAACTGGAAACCCCTTATATGCAACAACTACTATTGAAGCATGGTCAAATTCGCAATGGAATGCTTCATTCACAAAAAGAACTCGAGGAACAAGGGTTTACACCGATGCTCGAGATTGACTCAGAATCCATGAATATATTCTTCCACCAAAACGGTGAACGCGAGCTCCTATATTGGGATGAAACGAAGCAGATTGCTTATTTAAAGGATTCAAACCATCAGTTTACAGTGGAACATTTAAATAAGTTGATGGAAGAACAACCTGAAAACTTCTCCAATAATGTTGTAACTAGACCGCTGATGCAGGAGTTTATGTTCCCCACCCTTGCTTTTATCGGAGGTCCGGGTGAAATCAGCTACTGGGCTGAACTTGGTCGATGTTTCCGTGCCATGGATCTTGAAATGCCGCCTGTTGTACCAAGAATATCTTTGACTTTATTGGAAAGGCACATTGATCGAACATTACTCGAATTGAATGAAAACATTGAAGATGTGGTGGAAAAGGGGCTGGAGGAAAAAAGGAAAGCCTGGTTGTATAAGCAAGAACTTGAAACAATAGAAGCTACCTTGGCGTCTTATCGTGAACAATATGCAACTATTCATGATCAATTCCGACAAGTGGGTAATACTACGTTGCCGCATCTTCGAAAGACATTTGAGAAGAATTGGAATCTGATTGATAAACAATTCACTTATATCCATCGTTTAATAGAGCGTTCAGCATATGAAAAACATGAAAATATGATGAACAAATATGAACGTGTCGAACTCGCAGTCTTGCCTAAAGGTATGCCGCAAGAGAGAGTATGGAATATCTATTATTTCCTTAACAAGTATGGCCTGGATTTTGTCCAAAGACTATCTGAATTGCCATTGGAGCATAACGGAAAGCATAAAATAATAAAACTTTAA
- the mraZ gene encoding division/cell wall cluster transcriptional repressor MraZ, protein MFMGEYNHTIDAKGRMIVPAKFRDHLGETFVLTRGLDKCLFGYPLSEWKTVEDKLKQLPLTKKDARAFTRFFFSGASECELDKQGRVNIATPLVQYAQLDKECVVIGVSNRIEIWSKENWNSFVEDSEDSFAEIAENLVDFDL, encoded by the coding sequence ATGTTCATGGGGGAATATAATCATACAATTGATGCAAAAGGGCGTATGATTGTGCCTGCAAAATTCCGTGATCATTTAGGTGAAACCTTTGTTCTTACCAGAGGCCTCGATAAATGCCTATTTGGCTACCCGCTCTCTGAATGGAAAACAGTTGAAGATAAACTGAAACAATTGCCACTTACTAAAAAGGATGCCCGTGCATTTACACGTTTCTTCTTTTCTGGTGCTTCTGAGTGTGAATTGGACAAGCAAGGCCGAGTGAATATTGCGACCCCACTTGTTCAGTATGCGCAGCTAGATAAGGAATGCGTGGTGATCGGAGTGTCTAATCGAATAGAAATCTGGAGCAAGGAAAACTGGAACTCATTTGTGGAAGACTCGGAAGACTCCTTCGCAGAGATTGCAGAAAACCTCGTGGATTTTGACTTATAA
- the rsmH gene encoding 16S rRNA (cytosine(1402)-N(4))-methyltransferase RsmH, producing the protein MFHHVTVLLNEAVEGLNIKEDGTYVDCTLGGAGHSSEIVKQLSDKGRLIAFDQDDHALEHAKNVLHNYLDRVIFIKSNFKHLKEKLYEQGITKVDGVLFDLGVSSPQLDTPERGFSYHHEAPLDMRMDMNSPLSAYDVVNEWPYEKLVRIFFQYGEEKFSKQIARKIEEYRKSKPIETTLELVEIIKDGIPAPARRTGGHPAKRVFQAIRIAVNDELGVFEDAIHQAIDVLKVGGRVSVITFHSLEDRMCKVAFKEKSQLPQLPPGLPIIPEEFQPILKLITRKPILPSEEELEANNRARSAKLRIAEKAKD; encoded by the coding sequence ATGTTTCACCATGTAACAGTACTACTCAATGAAGCAGTAGAAGGTCTTAACATTAAAGAAGATGGCACGTATGTTGATTGCACATTAGGAGGTGCAGGGCATAGTTCCGAAATTGTAAAACAGTTATCAGACAAAGGAAGATTGATCGCGTTTGATCAAGATGACCATGCTCTAGAACATGCAAAGAATGTGTTACATAACTACCTGGACCGGGTCATTTTCATTAAAAGTAATTTTAAGCATCTGAAAGAGAAATTGTACGAGCAGGGAATCACCAAAGTGGATGGAGTGTTATTCGACCTTGGGGTTTCATCTCCTCAATTGGACACACCTGAAAGAGGTTTTAGTTACCATCACGAAGCACCTCTGGATATGCGAATGGACATGAACAGTCCGCTTAGTGCTTATGATGTTGTCAATGAGTGGCCTTATGAGAAGCTTGTAAGGATTTTCTTTCAATATGGAGAAGAGAAATTTTCCAAACAAATAGCTAGAAAAATCGAGGAATATCGAAAATCAAAGCCGATTGAAACAACGCTTGAGTTGGTGGAAATCATTAAAGACGGCATACCTGCTCCCGCTAGGAGAACCGGCGGACATCCTGCCAAAAGAGTATTCCAAGCAATAAGAATTGCAGTAAATGACGAGTTGGGTGTTTTTGAAGATGCTATTCATCAAGCAATTGATGTCTTGAAAGTCGGGGGAAGAGTTTCTGTTATTACCTTCCATTCACTTGAAGACAGAATGTGTAAAGTAGCCTTTAAAGAGAAAAGTCAGTTGCCACAACTGCCGCCAGGACTTCCAATCATCCCGGAAGAATTTCAACCGATACTCAAACTTATCACTAGAAAGCCGATACTACCTAGTGAAGAGGAACTAGAAGCCAATAATCGTGCAAGATCGGCCAAACTAAGAATTGCAGAAAAAGCGAAAGACTAA
- the ftsL gene encoding cell division protein FtsL, whose product MSNLAHKIQRQHEERIQQSPKRQLVVKKRSKITLGEKILGYMFIGMLAFGSIHVITNHVNIYHVNSEIQTLEGSIESQLKENRELELRVAEESSYEVILEKAKNLGLTLNENNVKNVGN is encoded by the coding sequence ATGAGTAACTTAGCTCACAAAATTCAGAGGCAGCATGAAGAACGCATACAACAGTCGCCAAAAAGGCAATTGGTCGTAAAGAAACGTTCGAAAATTACTCTTGGGGAAAAAATACTTGGCTATATGTTTATCGGTATGCTGGCATTTGGTTCCATCCACGTTATTACGAACCATGTAAATATCTATCATGTGAATAGCGAAATACAAACGCTTGAAGGATCCATCGAATCGCAATTAAAGGAAAATCGTGAACTTGAACTTCGGGTAGCGGAAGAAAGCAGCTATGAAGTCATTCTTGAAAAAGCGAAAAACCTTGGTCTGACATTAAACGAAAACAATGTGAAGAACGTAGGGAACTAA